One Drosophila virilis strain 15010-1051.87 chromosome 5, Dvir_AGI_RSII-ME, whole genome shotgun sequence DNA window includes the following coding sequences:
- the tea gene encoding protein telomere ends associated isoform X3 → MTSIRKKKKPKCDPKASEQMRNWLTKHKSTNSTPPVTFSVFSKVVENLPDIAFQIQCTEFAASNKTLDECALWYYHAFYSNPSIRTKYEFRLRSCPLRVKEKLLQVPSDGSTSEATTNPTRGLHHEWVLTEDGVEVRVNRCGRFLFPVSLATFERYIDKKKVLDGIVRKEAKDKAQRAAMLANEAMCRKLLRKYYNAFYIFPSRRRLERCNFAKAPAALREQLLKIGVPLDELAKKTLEKKSQQQQTTEAPLPPADNQPSSSCNPSSIVSFGVFEKFIINIYDIVWRLKLDEPDYAYKGFEECAYEYYLDFYLTPGIRDKYPYVLAPCTTSMKDRLLALPSPEDALLLLQMKSNASQSQSLTASTPVEPQVEIVDTNQPSIQDEDIAMESDENQPVVQAPEKMPTKGDEQPQLKAPVSFQIFKRYIRNIDRIVQQMLCCDRYTGKTEDECALEYYNMFYTNPTIREQFPFQLKPCPARIRDKLLTLPAKVAISADKVTDNRHSNEVNLPLNSDRKLVTLSGITYEFTVSFETFVRYINYEDLKAQLDKTYEEKKGKSGDKPNDEQTMQRFYYLFYTDERVRKAFKFNFNAAPATLRETLLKMATPIASKEQQSPSKVPNEEATPITVEERKEGEQDVPTMQPTTSKCETTEIFSFDVVEDLGKAGRFKFPVAFETFMRSINYKELIRPLLIRVIQDEAQMAAIVENPMHPQYQKILRRYYHSFYVRPNIRSVYDYRFGNVSAELLQKLLAYAVPLDENANKEMAEAANELASDDKMKAQQEQDNELVKTFPVTFKLFKRCIKNLDEIVEQMLCCEQYKDKSKDECAFEYFKAFYTDAQIRKKFEYTIKPCPAKLRDKLLTLPAGSSPAQLDLVEPEPDEPELAEPESCEIAPEPSAQESEPGQEESPVEVVEPMPDILDVNCNSDQSNNNNILVQSERVLITLQDNTYEFPVSVQTFKRYINYDTVRIELANAYTKCKQKVDKILSDDRYDLILLRRFYHSFYVDARSRKLCNYNFDAAPAEMQNILLQFAVPCPKALSIPSPLPSLSTPASAAIAEEKNSGEEITVNTDAERLDEQVMEQEALPQRQHKAAIRYPISYNIFSNILKLDEVVQQMQQEAQYANASANECKLAYYEAFYRNPEIRQKYKCTLKACPALLREKLLQLPEEEPIPEQRSTCENSAQGIQSVAALYAARKAELERMDKSNVVQYTPHNLATYIAIRTQCPKKRALLEQHFIGRKRLKQRNKEQQETAAPTTDGTGAATVEQPAHRVRASATMEQSTEAAAKTQCSTEVAMKDVESVSMRNSSTAITTTTTTLIAKPTERLTTQIVDKPAAPEKVALTSTVATTPAETLEGPVTNTPAATTVSTLTSTTASMCAPTTVRIVSNTASSQPKGAETPSENSSSSSNMAKSGAVLKKATASIAIPAERAVATGLGNMQITLPATTEIPASAVKAAEEFFAESSKENNIKYLLCTSHGVKKTIWRILSQLSYPEFKTYTSIYKGASLYKDESILSRCYYHVLGKGNWPGNLHLKLQMLPQLLHSKGVQLNAFDLGQLSPKMLHYMELLRFSNLDEIVERNFHARTGHDIEDMQELCTEIRKFYKLCWTHDQWLYQVPQVREELAQSIARLDKVPIAEPMEDSACQFLVPLCMIEEMAATTVPENTDEQAEENRNNLTAKQKEGNRNSLSTDTPATTAADTSMPDLNENETLPQSVCPSTQLELSLRPPCFVDMENVFPASQVAESQTDPLNQSICPAAEPTHIKEEPIKFLNMMRFSLNSDSNPSSEFKCEIIATEEQIINLDDDIVEEREAADLACFEINNSNDCNVPSLSPDSNLPSTSGDSFQKLLAEVQRLDDVSQVPSVSMWVPNTPEPVIPAPVAETENPITTNEIEAKQPEPGPVLPTAVPLRPALDKKQTAVSRKRPRLMADNVPQLRHEFRPLPIAAMVRIESPDLLNEERSPQREVPTSGTSQAQQLENQPTNELENARTVSQELATDNTLMASSQMQHLLDAPFVSKRKVNVDEKRR, encoded by the exons atGACGAGCATacgcaaaaagaaaaagccaaaatgtGACCCAAAGGCGTCCGAGCAAATGCGCAACTGGTTAACTAAGCATAAAAGCACAAACAG TACTCCGCCAGTCACGTTCAGTGTGTTTAGCAAAGTAGTCGAAAACCTTCCGGATATCGCATTCCAGATACAGTGCACCGAGTTTGCCGCCTCGAACAAAACATTGGATGAGTGCGCCCTCTGGTATTACCATGCCTTCTACAGTAATCCCTCGATACGCACGAAATACGAATTCAGACTAAGATCCTGCCCGTTGCGGGTTAAGGAGAAGCTGCTGCAAGTGCCCTCCGATGGTTCTACTTCTGAAGCGACCACGAATCCGACGCGTGGGCTCCACCATGAATGGGTTCTCACTGAAGATGGGGTTGAGGTCAGAGTCAATAG ATGTGGACGTTTCCTGTTTCCAGTCTCGTTAGCCACGTTTGAGCGTTATATCGATAAGAAGAAAGTGCTTGATGGCATTGTGCGAAAGGAGGCCAAGGACAAGGCGCAGCGTGCGGCCATGTTAGCCAATGAGGCTATGTGCCGGAAGCTTTTGCGCAAATACTATAACGCATTCTACATCTTTCCAAGCAGGCGTCGCCTCGAAAGATGCAATTTTGCAAAGGCGCCAGCAGCACTGCGTGAGCAGCTGCTTAAAATAGGCGTTCCTTTGGATGAGTTGGCAAAGAAAACGCTGGAGAAAAAGTCACA GCAACAGCAGACCACTGAAGCACCACTGCCCCCAGCCGATAATCAACCAAGCAG TTCGTGTAACCCGTCGTCAATTGTGAGCTTTGgagtttttgaaaaatttatcATAAATATCTATGATATCGTGTGGCGTCTGAAGCTTGACGAGCCCGACTATGCTTACAAAGGTTTCGAGGAATGTGCTTATGAGTATTACTTGGATTTCTATCTAACACCCGGAATCCGCGATAAGTACCCGTACGTACTAGCACCCTGTACGACATCAATGAAAGACCGTCTGCTCGCATTGCCAAGCCCAGAAGAtgctctgctgttgctgcaaatgaaatcaaatgcAAGTCAGAGCCAAAGCTTAACAGCGTCCACTCCTGTCGAGCCGCAAGTGGAAATCGTTGACACAAACCAGCCCAGCATACAAGATGAAGACATTGCAATGGAATCCGATGA AAATCAGCCCGTCGTTCAAGCTCCAGAGAAGATGCCCACAAAAGGGGATGAGCAGCCACAGCTTAAAGCACCCGTTTCGTTCCAGATATTCAAGCGCTACATAAGAAATATCGATAGAATTGTGCAACAGATGTTGTGTTGCGATAGGTACACGGGCAAAACTGAAGATGAGTGCGCACTGGAGTACTACAACATGTTCTATACCAATCCGACAATTCGCGAGCAATTTCCGTTCCAGCTCAAACCATGTCCGGCCAGGATACGTGATAAATTGCTGACTCTGCCAGCTAAAGTCGCCATTTCGGCGGACAAAGTCACGGACAATAGACACAGCAACGAGGTCAATTTACCATTGAATTCGGACCGCAAACTGGTTACACTTTCGGGCATAACGTATGAGTTCACGGTTTCTTTTGAAACATTCGTGCGATATATTAACTACGAGGATCTTAAGGCGCAGCTGGACAAGACATACGAGGAGAAAAAGGGAAAAAGTGGCGACAAGCCAAACGATGAGCAAACAATGCAACGCTTCTACTATTTGTTTTATACAGACGAAAGAGTCcgaaaagcatttaaattcaatttcaatgcaGCTCCCGCTACGCTAAGAGAAACATTATTGAAGATGGCAACACCAATTGCCAGCAAGGAGCAACAGTCGCCGAGCAAAGTGCCGAACGAAGAAGCCAC GCCAATTACCGTGGAGGAGAGGAAAGAAGGGGAGCAGGACGTGCCTACCATGCAGCCAACGACCAG TAAATGTGAAACCACAGAAATCTTCAGTTTCGATGTGGTTGAGGATCTGGGAAA AGCCGGCCGGTTTAAGTTTCCCGTCGCCTTTGAAACATTTATGCGTTCCATTAACTACAAGGAGCTCATCAGGCCATTGCTCATACGCGTCATACAGGACGAGGCGCAGATGGCTGCTATAGTAGAAAATCCGATGCATCCTCAGTACCAGAAGATATTGAGAAGATATTATCACTCGTTCTATGTGCGCCCGAACATTCGCAGCGTTTATGATTATCGATTTGGGAATGTAAGTGCGGAGCTCTTGCAGAAATTGTTGGCTTACGCTGTGCCTTTGGATGAGAATGCCAATAAAGAGATGGCCGAAGCCGCAAACGAACTTGCGTCAGATGACAAAATGAAAGCCCAGCAGGAGCAGGATAATGAACTAGTCAAAACGTTTCCCgtaacatttaaattattcaaacGTTGCATCAAAAATCTCGACGAGATTGTCGAACAAATGTTGTGTTGCGAGCAGTATAAGGACAAATCTAAGGATGAGTGCGcctttgaatattttaaagctttttataCGGACGCGCAGATACGTAAAAAGTTTGAATACACAATAAAACCGTGTCCGGCAAAGCTGCGTGACAAACTCCTTACGTTGCCAGCTGGTAGTTCTCCGGCTCAGCTTGACTTAGTAGAACCGGAGCCAGATGAACCCGAGCTAGCTGAACCCGAGTCATGTGAAATCGCGCCGGAACCCAGTGCACAGGAGTCTGAGCCAGGGCAGGAAGAGTCTCCGGTTGAAGTGGTTGAACCAATGCCGGATATACTCGACGTAAACTGCAACTCGGAtcaaagcaacaataacaacattttaGTGCAAAGCGAAAGGGTTTTGATAACCTTACAAGACAACACCTATGAATTTCCTGTTTCAGTGCAAACATTTAAGCGCTACATTAACTATGACACGGTCAGGATTGAGCTAGCCAATGCCTACACGAAATGTAAACAGAAAGTGGACAAAATACTAAGTGACGATCGTTATGATCTGATATTACTGCGCCGTTTTTATCACTCATTCTACGTCGATGCGCGTTCTCGTAAATTGTGTAACTACAATTTCGATGCCGCGCCAGCCGAGATGCAAAATATACTGCTGCAGTTTGCTGTGCCCTGTCCCAAAGCCCTTTCAATACCCTCACCGTTGCCGTCGCTTTCGACGCCAGCGAGTGCTGCCATTGCTGAAGAAAAGAACTCAGGAGAAGAAATCACCGTAAACACCGACGCAGAGCGACTTGACGAACAAGTAATGGAACAGGAGGCACTGCCACAGCGGCAACACAAGGCTGCAATTAGATATCCCATCTCATATAATATTTTCTCgaacatattaaaattggaTGAGGTTGTCCAGCAAATGCAACAGGAAGCTCAATATGCTAACGCTTCCGCCAATGAGTGTAAGCTCGCATACTACGAGGCTTTCTATCGCAATCCGGAGATACGTCAAAAATATAAGTGCACTCTGAAGGCCTGTCCGGCACTTCTAAGAGAAAAACTGCTTCAACTACCAGAAGAGGAACCAATTCCCGAACAAAGGTCAACATGCGAGAATAGTGCGCAGGGTATTCAAAGTGTGGCTGCTCTGTATGCGGCAAGAAAAGCAGAGCTTGAACg AATGGATAAGTCAAATGTGGTTCAGTACACGCCACACAATCTGGCGACCTATATAGCGATTCGAACGCAATGCCCGAAAAAGCGCGCACTGTTGGAGCAACATTTTATTGGCAGGAAAAGATTGAAGCAAAGGAACAAGGAACAACAAGAAACCGCAGCGCCAACCACTGACGGCACAGGAGCAGCAACCGTTGAGCAACCCGCTCACAGGGTTAGGGCATCAGCAACTATGGAGCAAAGCACTGAGGCGGCAGCAAAAACTCAATGTTCGACTGAAGTTGCAATGAAAGATGTGGAATCAGTCTCAATGAGGAATTCGAgcacagcaataacaacaacaacaacaactttaattgCAAAACCAACAGAAAGATTAACAACACAAATAGTAGACAAGCCTGCAGCCCCCGAAAAGGTTGCCTTGACAAGCACTGTGGCAACAACGCCAGCGGAAACCTTGGAAGGTCCAGTTACCAacacaccagcagcaacaacagtaagCACGTTGACATCAACAACTGCCTCGATGTGTGCACCCACAACTGTGAGAATCGTCAGCAATACAGCTTCTAGTCAACCAAAAGGTGCGGAAACACCGTCTGAGAATAGTTCCAGTTCATCCAATATGGCGAAATCGGGAGCTGTACTcaaaaaagcaacagcatcaaTTGCAATTCCAGCGGAAAGAGCTGTGGCAACTGGTCTAGGCAATATGCAAATTACCTTGCCAGCCACAACAGAGATCCCTGCCTCTGCGGTAAAGGCAGCCGAAGAGTTTTTTGCAGAGAGCAGCAAG GAGAACAACATTAAGTACTTGCTATGCACTAGCCATGGCGTAAAGAAAACGATTTGGCGCATACTCTCGCAGCTAAGCTACCCGGAGTTCAAGACATATACGAGCATATATAAGGGTGCGTCGTTATATAAGGATGAAAGTATATTGAGTCGATGCTATTACCATGTGCTGGGCAAGGGCAACTGGCCGGGTAATTTGCATCTGAAGCTGCAAATGTTGCCCCAACTGTTGCACAGTAAAGGCGTTCAACTGAACGCCTTTGATTTGGGTCAACTGTCGCCCAAGATGCTGCACTACATGGAACTACTCCGGTTCAGCAACTTGGACGAAATCGTTGAACGGAACTTTCACGCACGCACCGGCCACGATATCGAAGATATGCAGGAACTGTGCACTGAGATTAGAAAGTTCTACAAGCTGTGCTGGACACACGATCAGTGGTTGTATCAAGTGCCACAGGTGAGAGAGGAGTTAGCGCAGTCAATCGCTAGGTTGGACAAAGTACCCATAGCCGAGCCAATGGAGGATTCTGCATGTCAAT TTTTAGTACCACTTTGCATGATTGAGGAAATGGCTGCCACTACTGTCCCAGAGAACACAGACGAACAGGCAGAAGAGAACAGGAATAACTTAACAGCGAAACAGAAAGAAGGCAACAGGAATAGCTTATCAACTGATACGCCTGCGACTACTGCTGCGGATACATCTATGCCAGACttaaatgaaaacgaaa CGCTGCCGCAATCAGTTTGTCCGTCCACACAACTTGAGTTGTCTCTGCGCCCGCCCTGTTTTGTGGACATGGAGAATGTTTTTCCTGCCTCGCAAGTGGCGGAGAGCCAAACTGATCCACTCAATCAAAGCATATGTCCTGCAGCTGAACCAACTCACATCAAGGAGGAGCCTATCAAATTTCTCAACATGATGCGCTTCTCGCTCAACAGCGATAGCAACCCCAGTTCGGAATTCAAATGCGAAATTATAGCAACTGAGGAACAAATCATAAATCTGGACGATGATATCGTGGAAGAACGGGAGGCAGCAGATCTGGCTTGCTTTGAGATAAACAATTCAAACGATTGCAATGTGCCATCATTATCGCCCGATTCAAACTTACCTTCAACGTCAGGGGACTCTTTTCAAAAGTTGCTAGCAGAAGTACAACGATTAGATGATGTTTCGCAGGTGCCCTCTGTCAGTATGTGGGTCCCGAACACACCGGAACCGGTGATTCCAGCACCTGTTGCGGAAACAGAAAATCCAATTACAACAAATGAAATCGAGGCAAAACAACCAGAGCCCGGTCCAGTTCTACCAACAGCGGTGCCTCTCAGGCCAGCTCTAGACAAGAAACAGACAGCGGTGTCTAGGAAGAGGCCACGTCTGATGGCTGACAATGTGCCACAGCTGCGACACGAGTTTCGGCCTTTGCCAATAGCAGCTATGGTCCGCATCGAGTCGCCAGACCTCTTGAATGAGGAAAGATCACCGCAGCGAGAAGTGCCCACGAGTGGCACGAGTCAGGCGCAGCAGTTGGAGAACCAACCGACCAACGAGTTGGAAAACGCAAGGACTGTTTCGCAGGAGCTCGCCACCGACAACACACTCATGGCATCCTCTCAGATGCAACACCTGCTGGATGCACCATTCGTTAGTAAGCGCAAGGTAAATGTAGACGAG AAGCGACGATAG